The proteins below are encoded in one region of Lactuca sativa cultivar Salinas chromosome 3, Lsat_Salinas_v11, whole genome shotgun sequence:
- the LOC111902397 gene encoding uncharacterized protein LOC111902397, whose translation MSNIAKLEFAALEVSGKNYVPLMIDVKMHLESMGISNAIYEFNNCLAQDKAKAQVFLHKNIDEILRFEYLDVTDPSILWNLLKERFDHQKEVTLPNARDEWRTLRFQDFKKVNEYNSALFRICSQLKYYGQEVTCDNPKFSILYSQTLH comes from the coding sequence ATGTCCAACATTGCAAAGCTCGAGTTTGCAGCACTTGAAGTTAGTGGGAAAAACTATGTGCCATTGATGATAGATGTAAAAATGCATCTTGAGTCCATGGGAATCTCAAATGCTATATATGAATTTAATAATTGTTTGGCACAAGACAAAGCAAAAGCACAAGTTTTCCTTCATAAGAATATTGATGAAATATTGAGATTTGAATATCTTGATGTTACTGATCCAAGTATTCTCTGGAATCTTTTGAAAGAAAGATTTGATCATCAAAAGGAAGTTACACTTCCAAATGCTAGAGATGAATGGAGAACACTCAGGTTTCAAGACTTCAAAAAGGTAAATGAATACAACTCAGCTTTGTTCAGAATATGTTCACAACTCAAGTATTATGGACAAGAAGTTACTTGTGACAACCCTAAATTTTCTATCctgtacagtcaaacacttcattga
- the LOC111902398 gene encoding protein DETOXIFICATION 14 yields METLEELPNGNRWADYGHEIKKMTVIALPMVVVALLPYLMQMVAVIMVGHVDELSLSSLAIATSLTNVTGFSLLSGLVGGLETLYGQAFGAKQHNKIGGYTCSAIISLLFVCIPISISWIFIDKFLILIGHDPLISHEARKYSIYLIPSLFFGAIVKPLVRLLQSQSLTMPLLVSSTLVLCFHAPLCWGLIFKLKMGSVGAATAFSLSNWFYLMLMVFYFKFSSLCKNVGVTFSMDALVGMKEFFWFAIPSAVMVCLKWWSLELLVLISGLLPNPQLETSLLSICLTISTLHFTIPYGFGAAASTRVSNEIGAGNPQAARLAVCIVMFLAVIEAIIVSTMVFSCRHYLANAFSNKMEVVSYVVSMSPFIALSIITDSIQAVISGIARGSGWQHIGAYVTLVAFYLFGLPASIVLGFPLHLKAKGLWIGIVIGSIIQSGSLLLVTRLTDWQKQAIKANERISKVSYRYTIKDIDIKECVPKEMHVVL; encoded by the exons ATGGAAACATTAGAGGAGTTGCCTAATGGAAACCGATGGGCGGATTATGGTCATGAGATAAAAAAGATGACTGTTATTGCACTGccgatggtggtggtggctttgTTGCCATACCTAATGCAAATGGTGGCGGTGATAATGGTGGGGCATGTTGATGAACTATCCCTATCTAGCCTTGCAATTGCCACCTCCCTCACTAATGTCACTGGTTTTAGTCTTCTT TCGGGGCTTGTGGGAGGACTGGAGACCCTTTATGGGCAAGCTTTTGGAGCCAAACAACATAACAAAATCGGCGGCTACACATGCAGTGCCATAATCTCGTTGCTATTCGTTTGCATCCCAATCTCCATCTCCTGGATTTTCATCGATAAGTTCTTAATTTTAATCGGACACGACCCTTTGATCTCACATGAAGCAAGAAAATATTCCATATATCTTATTCCATCTTTGTTTTTCGGTGCAATTGTGAAGCCACTTGTCAGATTGCTCCAATCACAGAGTCTGACTATGCCATTGCTCGTGAGCTCTACACTTGTTTTATGTTTCCATGCCCCTCTGTGTTGGGGTTTGATCTTCAAGTTAAAGATGGGTAGCGTTGGTGCTGCTACAGCGTTTAGTTTGTCAAATTGGTTCTATTTGATGTTGATGGTGTTTTATTTCAAATTCTCATCGTTGTGTAAGAATGTTGGTGTGACTTTCTCCATGGACGCACTTGTAGGTATGAAGGAATTCTTCTGGTTTGCTATCCCATCGGCCGTAATGGTTTG CCTAAAATGGTGGTCACTTGAACTTCTTGTCTTAATATCTGGCTTGTTACCAAATCCACAACTCGAAACATCACTTCTTTCCATATG CTTAACTATCTCTACACTACACTTCACTATACCCTATGGGTTTGGAGCAGCCGCAAG CACTCGGGTTTCAAATGAGATAGGGGCTGGAAATCCACAAGCAGCCCGTTTAGCTGTTTGCATAGTGATGTTTCTAGCTGTTATCGAAGCCATAATAGTAAGCACCATGGTTTTCAGTTGTCGCCATTATCTTGCAAATGCTTTTAGTAACAAAATGGAAGTAGTAAGTTATGTTGTTTCAATGAGTCCTTTCATAGCTCTCTCGATCATCACAGATAGCATACAAGCAGTGATTTCTG GAATCGCTAGGGGAAGTGGGTGGCAACATATAGGAGCTTATGTGACTCTGGTGGCATTTTATTTGTTTGGGTTGCCAGCATCCATTGTTCTTGGGTTCCCTTTACATTTGAAAGCAAAGGGACTTTGGATTGGGATCGTGATTGGATCTATAATACAGTCCGGGAGTCTGTTATTGGTTACTAGACTCACGGATTGGCAAAAACAG GCAATAAAGGCAAATGAACGAATCTCGAAAGTATCATATCGGTACACAATTAAAGATATAGATATAAAAGAATGTGTACCCAAAGAAATGCATGTGGTTTTGTAA